One Candidatus Eisenbacteria bacterium genomic window, GGGTAGACCAGCGAGACCGCGATCGCTCCGACCGGCACCGCGAGGAGCTGCATGATCGTGAGATTGCGGTTCGATGAGCCGACGATCTTGCCGGCTTTGTAGTCCTGCATCAGGTGCTCGCCGTTGGCGGCGATGGTGCCGGACATCCCGGAGCCGATCATGTTGATGGCCATGTTGCCGGGCGCGAGTACGGCGAATACCGCCTGCATGAGGTTCGCCATCGCGCTGATCGGGGCCCAGTTGGTTTCGCCGAGTACGCGCGTACCCACCAGCATCAGGATCATCGAGAGCACCAGCGAGACCAGCGACAGCCACAGCGGGAAGCCGAGGCTGATCCATTGCACGAGGAACAGCGCGAGGCTCGCCACGATGACGCCCGTCACCACCCACTTGAGCGGAAAGTCGGTGCTCCCGACCTGGGCGGTGCGCAGGTTCACGAACGTTTTCGCGACCAGCTTCCACTTGAGCAGCAGTGCCGTGATCCCGCCGGCGACGAGCAATCCGGTCGCCGGCCACATCACCCAGCGCAGCACCAGCGGAAAGGTCTGCTCGGCCACGATGCCGCGGGAGACCAGCATCGGCGGGGCGATCACCCACGACAACAGCATGCCGAGTCCCATCGAGAGCGCGATGCGCGGTCCCACCAGCATGCCGGAGCCGAAGCTCAGGAGACTCACTTCGGAGCCCATGCGTAGCGCCTCGCCGCTGGGACCGAAGCTGATGTGGTCCGGCAGCTTTTTGACGCCGTCTCTCAGCCACGCGGCCAGTGCGGAGAGCCCGATGCCGATGCCGAGTGCGGTGACGCGTGGACCCGCTTCCTTCGGGCCCTGATCCAGCACCAGCAGCGTCTCGCCGGCCGCGGTGCCGTCGGCGAAGGTGAGGTTTTCCTCGTCGATGAAGTGCCGGCGCAGCGGCACGGCGAGCAGCACGCCGACGATTCCGGCGAGGCTCAGCCACAGGAAGGTCTGCAGCACGGTCAGATGGAGCGAGAAGCCCAGCTCGGGCTTCTGATTCAGCATGTCGATGGCGGCCAGCACCACGCACATGAATCCCGCCTGCCCGGCGGTGGTGCCCGCGGTCTGCACCATGTTGTTCTCCCACCGCGTTCCGCGCCCGCCGACGACCAGACCGATCACCGACAGCGCGATGTAGCCGAAGAACGCGCTCACCACCGAGATGTTCGGGCCATAGCCGAGCTTGAGCACGACGTAGGGATACGAGCCGGCAATCAGGGCCGCGACCACCAGGGCCACGGTGATCGAGCGAAAGGTGAGTTCGCGATGCGGCGCGCCAGTGGCGTCGTCGGCGTGGGCGTCCATTCGGCCTCCGAGGGTGGGAACGTAGAGGCCGGAGACCTTAGCGCAGGCTCCGCTCGTCGTCATTCGGGAATCGAGCGCCCCTCGCGCGTCATTCCGTGCTTGACGGCTGCCCGCCGGCGCACGCAGTGTGACCCGCCATGCGCTTTCCCGATCTGCTCGCGACTCGGCCGGGTCGCATGGCCGCATTCTTCTTCCTCTACATGACCGAGGGCATTCCCCTCGGTTTCACGGCCACCGCGATCGCCACTCAGATGCGCCGCCAGGGCCTCGGCCCGGCCGAGATCGGGGCGTTCGTCGCCTCGCTCTACCTGCCGTGGGCATTCAAGTGGGCGACCGGGCCGTTCGTCGACGTGATCGCCTCGGATCGGCTCGGGCGCCGACGCGGCTGGATCCTCATCATGCAGTTGCTGATGGTGGCGACGCTGCTGATCGCGTTCCCGGTCGACTACGTGAAGAACCTGCAGTTCTTCACGGTGCTCATCTTCATCCACAACCTGTTCGCGGCCACCATGGACGTCGCGATCGACGCACTCGCGGTCAACGTCCTGCCCGAGGCGGAGCGTGGTGCCGCGAACGGCTTCATGTTCGGCGGCGCCTATATCGGCCAGGCGGTCGGCGGTGCCGGCGTGCTGTTCCTGGTGCCGCATCTGGGCTTCCCGCCGACCTTCTTCGTGGTCGCCGCCACCATCCTCCTGGTCACGGTGTTCGTGGTGCTGCCGTTGCGCGAGCCACCAGGTCCGCCGCGCCCGGCGGTGATCGGCAGCAAGCTCGTCGCGATCGGCACCGAGATCGGACAGTTCGCCAAGGACGCCTTCAGCGCCTTCATCGGCAGCCGGGGTGCGTTCGTGGGACTGCTGTTCGCGCTGCTGCCGGGCGGCGCCTATGCGCTCGGTCTCGCGCTGCAATCGAATCTCGCGGTCGAGCTGGGCTTGAACGACAC contains:
- a CDS encoding peptide transporter, whose amino-acid sequence is MDAHADDATGAPHRELTFRSITVALVVAALIAGSYPYVVLKLGYGPNISVVSAFFGYIALSVIGLVVGGRGTRWENNMVQTAGTTAGQAGFMCVVLAAIDMLNQKPELGFSLHLTVLQTFLWLSLAGIVGVLLAVPLRRHFIDEENLTFADGTAAGETLLVLDQGPKEAGPRVTALGIGIGLSALAAWLRDGVKKLPDHISFGPSGEALRMGSEVSLLSFGSGMLVGPRIALSMGLGMLLSWVIAPPMLVSRGIVAEQTFPLVLRWVMWPATGLLVAGGITALLLKWKLVAKTFVNLRTAQVGSTDFPLKWVVTGVIVASLALFLVQWISLGFPLWLSLVSLVLSMILMLVGTRVLGETNWAPISAMANLMQAVFAVLAPGNMAINMIGSGMSGTIAANGEHLMQDYKAGKIVGSSNRNLTIMQLLAVPVGAIAVSLVYPALKAKYGVGGEGLSSPISVKWAGFAELLNQGFSALPAGCFQALLVAVVVGAIITVFEPKHRRFLPSPTGVGIGMLVPGLAVMPMVLGGIAQWAWKKSHPSSEDAFNLPLSSGFIAGEALLVLVFAIIAMTRG
- a CDS encoding MFS transporter, which translates into the protein MRFPDLLATRPGRMAAFFFLYMTEGIPLGFTATAIATQMRRQGLGPAEIGAFVASLYLPWAFKWATGPFVDVIASDRLGRRRGWILIMQLLMVATLLIAFPVDYVKNLQFFTVLIFIHNLFAATMDVAIDALAVNVLPEAERGAANGFMFGGAYIGQAVGGAGVLFLVPHLGFPPTFFVVAATILLVTVFVVLPLREPPGPPRPAVIGSKLVAIGTEIGQFAKDAFSAFIGSRGAFVGLLFALLPGGAYALGLALQSNLAVELGLNDTQVGFINLWSTVISAVFCVAGGWLSDRFGRRITLAWTMAATVLPTLYLAYVMHQQHWIMPVPLDAANRAVPSAVLVGTFWATVLIYNVFQGLYYGIRTALFMDVTTPRVAATQFTAYMALMNLAISFSAQWQGWAVERFGYPKTLAADCVIGLVCLACLPFMGAVKKRMDAGPGAAIPEAIAP